ATGAGGCTGGCCTTCACGTGGGCGTCGGAGTTGCCCTCGGAGTGGCGGTAGTCGCCCGCGCGGGGCACCAGGCGGTCGAGGGTGGTCAGGATGTCGCGCGCCACGTCGGGGTCGGCGTTCTCGTTGATGGTGATGCCCGCCGTCGTGTGCGGCACGAAGACGTGGCAGAGGCCCTCGGTGACGCCCGCTGCTCGGATGGCCCGGTTGACCTCGGCCGTGATGTCTACCATCTCGGTTCG
This sequence is a window from Planctomycetota bacterium. Protein-coding genes within it:
- a CDS encoding secondary thiamine-phosphate synthase enzyme YjbQ — translated: MHEFMVPTQSRTEMVDITAEVNRAIRAAGVTEGLCHVFVPHTTAGITINENADPDVARDILTTLDRLVPRAGDYRHSEGNSDAHVKASLMGSSVTAPIAAGRLSLGTWQAIYLCEFDGPRHRRCLVVTT